From Plasmodium malariae genome assembly, chromosome: 4:
tatatgcagtaatactgttttatataaatgtatattttttgagGGAATAATTATGTTCTCcctatttatataattatttttttatattatatatttaaaaaaaaaaaaaaaagagaaaaagattACAAGGAACAATTTGAAAATAGACAATTTTATACAAaagtttatttaatataatttttatttgttctaatgaaataaatataaagtaaatacTATCGTGTGCACGAAAATTGATTCGTaagaaaatgtttttttatgtatctagtgttatattttatttaaaagttaTAATGTAAACTCgtgttatattatattaaagaaacctatatatatatatctttataataCCTTCAAAATGCTTAATGTATGCTTCTTagtattacatatatatagtgaCCTCTACTATATAATACGTACGTAATGAAAATTTAGCTAACGTAAAATTTTTCTgtgtaattaaatatatgaataactAATATCTAAGAAATTTAATTAAGAggtttaatttattcatatgttTAAAAGTTCCTTTCAGAAATActagtaaaaaagaaatttccTGTTACATTATTACAACCTTTCATTTACTTTACTATGAATGTTATATTCCTCATTATAGGTAGCATAAAAATTATCCACCAAAAtaagtattatatttattataattttacataatttttagttaaaaCAGGAGGATGAACAAtctgtttatataatttataaaatattgttaaaataaaatacctcaaataatacatacattttaattCCTGTGACTGTTGTTACATTATTGATATTTTTGTACagtataatgtaaaatttatctttaaaaaagttaatatttctttatgtTCCTTAGTAAATTGTACTTATTATATTCcaactataaaataaaattataatacatacattactgctatttctattttattacaataGAAACTATTTGCGTTAGATTCAGATGAACAAaggcaaaaaataaaggaaataaaGTTTTCTTAAACCATTAAAAATATCTGAAGGCTTTGATTTTGAAAAATCTTGGAcgaataaaaatgtatatgatACTGAGGTTATAGGTGAAAAACAGGAAATCTAGAAAAGGACataatgcataaatataggaatatatataaggaaaaagaaaaaaaaatattatagaaaGATATATGGTAgtactaaataaatatataattcacgAGTGTGAGATGAATATAGGATATTTCTTAGATCTATACTTAGGAGATTTTccaagaaagaaaaaaaaacaagtgaAAATGTGGTATAGGACATTTATAAAGCGAAAAGGTAAAATTAACTATGAATTGAGTATATAGGAAATTATGGACATGTATTAGATAACAGGAAAGAAGAAGTATTGTTTCATAACTTAACGATTAattgtatacatgtattaataaagtatatatatataggagAACACACAAATTCGATGAGATTTGTAAATTACACTTTAATAAATCCTATTCTTTAAATGCAAAACATTGTACGGAAACAGTGGATAGCAAAGGGAATAATCATTACAGAACAGTATTCTGAAAAATTGTGGTTTATGGAACTGATTAAGAAATACAAGattgaaaattttacatatcaTTATGAGGATGAAGAAGACACTTTAATGACAATTATAGACAatttagaatataaaaattacttcaaagaattatataagcataaaggaaaaattcgTATAGCAAAAGCATATGTACTGATATATAGgtttttattataagaatatatgaaAGCAGAATACataagaagaaaagaaaaatttttaggttgttccataaaaaaattgaaaaaaaaaaaataacccgataaaaattcaaaatatagcTATAATAGGGAAGATATAAAGAGAAACCACATTAAATGTAGTAAAAATATGGAATTTTATgaagatgaagaaaaaaaatataatgaacatatattAGACGATTTGATAAATGGTTATGATGATGAAGGTATAATATAGAATAAAGCTGtaaaattgtataaaaataagggaaatataaaagaaaatgttatttcaaaaataagtAAGAGCAGAACAAAAACACGTTTAGAAGAAGGTATGCAAAAGATATGTATAAGTCGAAATAATGAAGTAAATTGGTTAATTATTGTTAAATacgagaaaaaatataaaaaaatatatgatactGAAGTTAAGAGAAAAATTacaaagtaatatatatggaaaattaaaatttagaaagttaatatatagatattatGGCAAAAAATGactttaaaagaaaaatggatgacaaagaatttataaatttactaATAATAAACTCTGCATTTTCAGAGGTAAAAGGGATAAAgagaacaaatatattttatatatccaTGTACATCTAGGACATTACGTACAATTAACTATGCCACAAAAGtagatattatataaacaatatatagaaatataaaaatatatctgtaCACTTAACTATAATATGTAGCAAAGATAAAATGTAAgacatagaaaaaaaaaaaaaaatggaacaataacatatatgaatatataagttAACTTAcagattttctttttaaaaaatcgtaattatatattaaaaaaataatagcaatacTATATTGTCTTAAGAATTATGTGTTTtattatgtgtgtatgtttaatttttagttttttgttttatcttGCCATAtcgtatttttaaattaacatttttaaaatatttgttttttttttgggttatattttattttatttttgttctgtttgagaattttttataagaacTGAAAAAATCCATATTGTTCATTTAAACCGTGATTAATTAAAAGGTATGACATCTATAAAAACgaagtatattattatatatgataaaaaatattgttatatattatggtTTAATGTTTagattatacataataaataattaaatttattggtataattttaacttttagTAGAAATTGTACATGTTATATTATCACTTTTGAGCATTATAACAGCTTACGAAAAAATAGAaggataattatttataatatttatcattacCCTTACGTAAATGCGCATTCTGttccattatataaaatttatcatatatgtatgatgaaataaaatgataacaaaagagatgtgtaatattattcttcATAAAACTAAACAAACACATTATTAAATCGAGATTATTGTgctaataatacatattatacagGATTtgctactttttttttgtgtgcgttcgctttttatttattataatgttgtttttaatttaattttttttttcttttgctcctttttttgttgaattttctattttttattattctaaatataaattactcATCGATCAGGTTTTTCACGGAATGAACGTTTTGTTACAAAAAGCTCCAATAAAGGTAATATTATtccatttgtttttattttcttctaatggtataaaaatgtatacattttgCTGTACATTCAATTGAACTTTAAGTTACGAAGTTATTGGTAACTTGTGTACTGTGTCtcaatttcttttttgtatctttttCACCATCTGCGTGTTTTGACGTCTTCAATTTTTATactgataaaataatagttttttatttcttgaGTTACGAACACATgagaatgtaaaaataattttgattttGTGGTGAGCTTTGGAAGTTTTTTTGCAACATCCTCTTTGCAACTACATACTTACGAAAGTCcctttgaattttttttttttttttggatttttggcttacaatttttataaacattattattaattataaaaaaacaaaacacaaaaaaagaaaaagaaagaaaaaagaaaaatagttattttaaatcccctttttacttttataattttccatattattactgtactttaaaatatatatatatattttagtttgTTCAAACTGTTTGTACAAATTTACACGTGTATATAAGTAAGGATGTTGTATCACAAATGAACACATATATTCCTAGATGTGCATCACTTTTAtggtttattttttcttcacctttttacattttgtttactataatttttttacatttgcttttttgttaataaaatgtctgttaaattatttttttaaatgaagatataaacatactgcatttgtatatatatataaacacagatacatttatttacagattatgtttatattttttttattgccacttaccttttttttttctttgaaatttataatagcaaaattaaaat
This genomic window contains:
- the PmUG01_04031100 gene encoding uncharacterized protein, with the translated sequence MQNIVRKQWIAKGIIITEQYSEKLWFMELIKKYKIENFTYHYEDEEDTLMTIIDNLEYKNYFKELYKHKGKIRIAKAYVLIYREDIKRNHIKCSKNMEFYEDEEKKYNEHILDDLINGYDDEGII